A region from the Achromobacter seleniivolatilans genome encodes:
- the uppS gene encoding polyprenyl diphosphate synthase — MATSSTQAVPDTRDIPEHVAIIMDGNGRWATRRLLPRTAGHAKGVQAVRRVVEACGRAGVRYLTLFAFSSENWRRPAEEVSLLMRLFVQALEREIGKLDEQGVRLHVIGDLSAFEPRLQELIVAAQERTAHNDRLHLTVAANYGGRWDILQATRAMLAADPLIASQPQMVNEERLAKHLSMSWAPEPDLFIRTGGEQRISNFLIWQMAYAEFYFTDRYWPDFGAAELQAAFDWYRTRERRFGRTSAQVNEIGAK; from the coding sequence ATGGCAACCAGTTCGACCCAGGCAGTACCCGACACTCGCGACATCCCCGAGCACGTCGCCATCATCATGGATGGCAACGGCAGGTGGGCGACGCGGCGGCTGCTGCCACGTACGGCTGGGCACGCCAAGGGCGTTCAGGCGGTAAGGCGCGTCGTCGAGGCCTGTGGCCGCGCCGGCGTTCGTTATCTGACCTTGTTCGCTTTCAGTTCCGAGAACTGGCGCCGTCCCGCCGAAGAGGTGTCGCTGTTGATGCGTCTGTTTGTGCAGGCGCTGGAACGCGAAATCGGCAAGCTGGACGAGCAGGGCGTCCGGCTGCACGTGATCGGCGACCTGAGCGCGTTTGAACCGCGCTTGCAGGAGCTGATTGTTGCCGCCCAGGAGCGCACCGCGCACAACGACCGTCTGCATCTGACTGTTGCCGCAAACTATGGCGGGCGCTGGGACATTCTTCAGGCCACCCGCGCCATGCTGGCGGCAGACCCCCTGATTGCAAGCCAGCCGCAGATGGTGAATGAAGAGCGCTTGGCCAAGCATCTGTCCATGTCTTGGGCTCCCGAGCCCGACCTGTTTATCCGCACGGGCGGGGAACAACGCATTTCCAATTTTTTGATCTGGCAAATGGCCTACGCGGAGTTCTACTTCACGGATCGCTACTGGCCGGATTTTGGCGCGGCAGAGCTGCAAGCTGCCTTTGACTGGTATCGCACGCGTGAGCGCCGCTTTGGCCGCACCAGCGCCCAAGTC